The genomic interval ACAACATTCCAACATTTTTCATGCTGTTCTACAAGCTGTGTATTTTATGAGAAGCCACTAATGCAGGGGCCAGAATAGTAGGGAACATCTGGGACAGCAGATCTCTAACCACATCTGTGTTATGGCAACTTCCCTCTCCTGATATGGACAGGAAACAAGCCAGTGACACCGATCTCTGGGAGAGACAGTTCCTGAGTGACTCATTAATCAGGTAATACACCAGAACAAAAATTTTAAGACCTGTGCTTCAGTATTTTCAGTTAAGAGCAATCATGGACTAGAATCAGCAACTTCATTCAGTAtttgagaattttttttttcactcacaaGGCAATGTAAGTAAATGCTAACATTAGGAAAACATCGGTTGCAAGTAACAGCATTATGTGTGGGAGTGAGGTGTGGTTAAAAACCTAGCCTCTTGTAATAAACTCCAGGAGACAACACTGCAAGGATACCTGACAGTTTTGCCCTAACAGCAATAGCCCAAgcgcaatgccaagcacaagcCTGCATAGGGCTTCTGCATTCTGGGAGTACCTGGCCTCTCAGAGACATCAAGAGTACAACAATCATGTACAACATTTTATTACAAAAtcgttaaaaaagtaatacaatgCAACATACTACAAAATGTAAGATTGGCTATTAAGCTACCTCCTTTGTTTTACTTAGCTATAAAGAAACACCTGGCTATCACTCACTGAATTTCAACAAAACCATTAAATATGCAAAAACATTCCACAACTTTTTCTTAAACTGAACTGTAGCAGCCTACAGCTACTACTTACGTTAAAAATAAAGGTTTCCCTACAAAGAACCACATTACCTATACACAGTTCTGTACAATTTTTTATACTGAAGCTAACAATGAGCTGCACTTGAGTTCACATTCTTAGTAAAATATTGGATTTTGAGCATAAATCTTTACAGCAGGACATTCAtttattcctcctcctcctcttcttcttcctcatcttcatcatcatcttcttcctcctcctcttctggttctgttttcttcttagaTCCTGCAGGCCTGCCTGGGCCCTTTTTTCCTGTGTCACTCTTGCTCTTAGCACGATACGCTGCGATATCCTGCAAGAAAAATGCTGTTTAATGGCTGGCAATGCAACTCTGTACTTTTAATAACTTAGTAATGCTGCACTGTGTGTAACAAATACTGTCTGTGCAGAATGTGTGGTTTCAACCTTGGAATTTTTATGCCTATAACTTTTTGCAAGAGAACATACAATCCAGCCAGTTTAAGGGTGTTATGATCTcttatttacattttttttagTATGTCTATGTATTTTACCAAGCAGGTGACCCATTTTCTGGAAGTAAAGCATCATATCTCTAAATTCTCTACATGTATGAAAACCACATCCAAGTTCACTGTAGAGGTCCTAGGTATCTCCCCCACCACACCTTTCCATGCATTTTGGCGACTGACAAAGGTTGACAGGAATATTTAGAAGCATAAACAATGCATGGTTTAGCTGCAAAAGCAAAGTCATACGTTCAGAGTGATCTCTGTAACTCCAATCATCATTTTGTCACTTTCACTGTACCTTCTCGTATTTCTCCTTTAGCTTTGCAGCCTTCTGTTCATATGGCTGTTTGTCTTTGGCCGACTGTTCAGACCACATTTCACCTAATTTCTTTGCTGTATCTCCAATAGATAAGCCAGGATGCTCATTTTTTATTTTTGGACGGTGTTcggaacagaaaaggaaaaatgcagATCTAAAACAAAAGACAGTGATTAAATATCAGACTATTAGAGCTTTTTCTGATTCGggtgttttttggggttttttttctgctctagaAACACTCACGGTGGTCGTTTAGGAGCATTAGggtcctttttctttcctttcttctcgcCTTTGGGAGGTACATAGTTCTTCATCTCCCTGTCGTAACGAGCTTTGTCTCCTTTAGCCATTTCTTCaaactttcctttttccttgctAGACATCGTCTgagcagaagggaaaggagaagagtcTGGATCAGATAAAGCCCCTGGTGACCCACTAACGcctaagcagcagctgctggcaaggaTCTTTTCCCAGCAGCCCGCAGGAGGGGCGGGGGGCCGGGCCGGTAGAGCTCGGCTAGGGCCCGCTCACCTTCCATCGCTCCGAGCACTTCCGCGAGAACTCGGCGAAGTTGACGGACGAGTCCGGGTGCTTCTTCTTGTGCTCCTCTCGGCATGTCTGCACGAAGTAAGCGTACGAGGACATCTTGCCCCGTGGCTTGTTAGGGTCGCCTTTGCCCATGGCGAGGTCGGCGGCGGGTCCCTGCGGGTGGGGGGAGAGGCGGCGTCACGGCAGGGCGTCAGAGCGGAGCAGAGCCACCGGCGGGTGGGGCGGGGCCGCGCCTCAGGCCGCTCCCACCTCTCACTCGCCGGCGCCTTCCCGCCCGAACACGCCCCCCATGGCCGCCGGCCCCACCTCCGCCGTAGCCCCACTCTCGCCCGCCCCGTCGCACCTCCCGTAGCCTCCACCCGTCCCCCGCAGCGAGAATGCCACAGCCCGCgccccagctctccctggcAGGGCCGCCCGCCGCCCTCCCCGTGCAGTCAGTCCTATCCGCCCAGTTCGGACGTTCCGCCCGTCAGCTCTGGGACAGCATCCCGCCCTTGGGGAAACCCCGCAGTCCCTCCGCGCCCAAGGCGGGTGGCAGCGCGCCCTCACTCCCACTCTCCCTCCACTAGCGCACTCCCGCTGCTCCGCGGCTCCCGCCGAGCAGCGAGTATGCGGGGGCTTGCCTGGCTGGgtggggcgggcggcggcggcgcggggctCTGCTTCCTCCGCTGCGGCTGCTAAATGGTTTCCCGGCAGCGCACTTACAGCCTCTTGTTTTCCCCAGTCCTGCCCGCCACAGCAACTTGACCCACGGCGCCCTAGGGACCCGCCTCCGCCGCACCGGATTGGCTGTCGCGCCGGTTCAAACTGCCTGCGGCCCCGCCTCTTAGGGCCGAGGCCGGCGGGGATTCGCTGGCTGCCCTTCTAACGTCAGTGGATGAGCAGCTTCTCGGCTAGGTGGAGCGCGCGAGGGTCGTGAGCGCTCATACTCGTTGGAACCGGTTGGGGTGAGGATAGTGGGGGGGTGGGACCCAAAGCGCTGGGCGGCGATTGGGGGAGAGGGGCAGTTTAAAAAACCGCGGGGCGCCCATCATTGGTCGCCGGGGAGTCTGCGTGTTTCGATTGGGCGGGGCGAGGTGCTGCGGCGTGGTTTAAAAATACAAAGGGAGCGAGGAGGGTGGCGGCGCAGGCGAAGTCTGGGGGGTTGTGTTAGGGGACGGGTGGTGGGGCGGGCAAAGTGTGGGGGTTGTGTTAGGGGACGGGTGGTGGGGCGGGCAAAGTGTGGGGGTTGTGTTAGGGGACGGGTGGTGGGGCAGGCAAAGTGTGGGGGTTGTGTTAGGGGACGGGTGGTGGGGTGCGCTGGGATGAGCGAGGTAGGGTCGTGGTAGTAAGCCTTTGCCAGACGCGGCGGCGGgtagctgccctggctgccagAGAGTGCGGGGTCTCCTCGGTGCTACATTTCTCCTGCCCAGGAGGCAGTAAGGTGTGAGCGCGACCATTCACACTCAATTCCTTATCTTTTGGGGTGCGGGGCTGCAGGCCTGGCGGGCGGGTGGCTGCACCGGCCAAGTAGGACTCGTTCCTATGTCAGTGTGCGGGCAAGCGGCGCAACGTCGCTGCCTCTTCACTGACCTATCGTGGGGTAATGGCTAGGTCAGCGCCTGTTCCCGGCTCCCTCCCTGCGGGGCCTTACACCGCGGGAGGAGGGCTGGGCTGCCACCGAGGTGCTAGGCTTGGTTTGCATCAACTCCTGGGGAGAGAAGTTTGGCGCGTCTGCTTTCTCTTTCGAGGGTTAAAAGAGGAGCCCATGGCTGGCTGCGGGGAGTGGCTATTCCCTGTCACGCAGGACTAAAAGCATCGACGCTATGAAGGGAAAGTGTCACCTCTTTTTatgctttgttttcccttcagagtaaaggctgctgcagcagcctgagagcAAAGCTCAAAGATTTTACGTCTTTGGTTTTGCATTGATGCTTTCAAGTGCATTTGCCAGCAGTGGTGATtctggcctttttggccataCAGTCGTTTACTTTTATTGTTACTGAATCCTAAACTGCAGGATATGGGTTCTGCTGGTATTCATTTACTTCTGTTTGGTTAGTTTCATCTAgttaacatctttttttttgttgttaatttAGGTAAATGTTCTTAGTAATGTGGGCAATTTTTAACTCTCTGATATAGTTTATAGCACTGGTGAAAAGCAGGTTGTAATTTTG from Pogoniulus pusillus isolate bPogPus1 chromosome 9, bPogPus1.pri, whole genome shotgun sequence carries:
- the HMGB2 gene encoding high mobility group protein B2, which codes for MGKGDPNKPRGKMSSYAYFVQTCREEHKKKHPDSSVNFAEFSRKCSERWKTMSSKEKGKFEEMAKGDKARYDREMKNYVPPKGEKKGKKKDPNAPKRPPSAFFLFCSEHRPKIKNEHPGLSIGDTAKKLGEMWSEQSAKDKQPYEQKAAKLKEKYEKDIAAYRAKSKSDTGKKGPGRPAGSKKKTEPEEEEEEDDDEDEEEEEEEEE